CATCCAGACTGTGAAGTGCATACTCTGATCCAGTCGCTCATAAATGATGCAGGGATTGCCGCTTTTGGCTTGTAGAAAGCGAAAGCGCCCCTGTCTAAGCACGACATGTTTCTTGCGCAAGGCGATCATCATTTTATAGAAATCGAGCAACTCACGGTCTTGCTTCAGAGGGTCCCACTCCATACATTTACGGCAATCAGGATCCGTATTCCCTGTTAAGCCGATCTCATCACCATAGAAGATGCAAGGTGTGCCGATATAAGTGAACAAGAAGACGACGCAGAGCTTAAGCTTTCTTTTGTCTCCGCCAACCCGGGTCAAAAGCCGCGGGGTATCATGTGTACAGAGCATATTGAAGATCACTTCGTTCGTCTGTTGGGGATACCGCATAACGAGTGAACCCATCTCATTTGAGAAGTTATAGCCATCCATTCCACCGCAGAAAAATTCAAGTACCTTGTCGGCAAATGGATAGTTCATGACGGAATCGAATTGATCGCCCAGCAGCCAGTTCAGTGAATCGCTCCATACTTCTCCGATAATATAAGCCTCCGGATTTACCCTTTTCACGACATTACGGAAATCACGCCAGAAATGGTGATCGATCTCATTGGCGACATCGAGCCTCCAGCCATCAAGCTTAATCTCCCTGATCCAATATTCGGCTACACCTAGCAGATACTCCTTCACTTCGGGATTAGCCGTATTAAATTTGGGCATATTCCCGAAGAAACCGAAGGTATCATAGGTGGGAACTCCGTCCTTAATCTTCACTGGGAACTCATTGATATGGAACCAGCCCGCATATTTGGAGTTTTGCCCATGCTTCAATACATCCTGGAACGGAGGGAATTGCTCGCCACAATGATTGAAGACTGCATCGAGTACAACGCGAATTCCACGTTCGTGGCAGGCCACGGCGACCTTTTTAAGCAGAGCGTTATCACCGAAATGAGGATCCACCTGCCGATAGTCTGTCGTATCGTACTTATGATAGGATGGCGAAGTGAATAAAGGCGTGAAATAAATCGCATTGATTCCCAAATCGACGAGATGATTTAGATGATCCAATACCCCTTGTAAATCCCCACCAAAGAAATTATCGAATTTTGGGGGGCTTCCCCACTTTTCTACAGGCTTCGAATCATTATCTGGATTCCCGTTAGCGAACCGTTCCGGCATAATCTGATAGAACACAGCTTCCTTGGCCCATTCCGGCACTTTGAATACGTCAATCTCATGAATATAGGAGTATTCGAAGCATTCTCCCGGAGGGGAGGGGGGATCATGCTGTAATCCGGAATCGAGCATATAAATCGTCTCAGTACCAGCAACGAGCTTGAAGGCATAGGATAAGCGCTTGTAGCGGGGGCGGACGTCGACCTCCCAGTAGTCGAACATGCGATCATGAGCTGCCTTCTCCATGGGATATTCCTGATAAGTACCGGCCCAATTATATTTATCCCCAGTCATGGCAATGACCTGTTCGAGGTCATCACGCTTTGTTCTAATCCGCAGATGAATCGTTGAATTATCGTAGGCATAGGCCCATTTGTCTCGTGGAACATGATATAGAGCTTCCAGCAGCATAAGGTTCAACTCCTTTGTCCTATTAT
The window above is part of the Paenibacillus lutimineralis genome. Proteins encoded here:
- a CDS encoding alpha-glycosidase codes for the protein MLLEALYHVPRDKWAYAYDNSTIHLRIRTKRDDLEQVIAMTGDKYNWAGTYQEYPMEKAAHDRMFDYWEVDVRPRYKRLSYAFKLVAGTETIYMLDSGLQHDPPSPPGECFEYSYIHEIDVFKVPEWAKEAVFYQIMPERFANGNPDNDSKPVEKWGSPPKFDNFFGGDLQGVLDHLNHLVDLGINAIYFTPLFTSPSYHKYDTTDYRQVDPHFGDNALLKKVAVACHERGIRVVLDAVFNHCGEQFPPFQDVLKHGQNSKYAGWFHINEFPVKIKDGVPTYDTFGFFGNMPKFNTANPEVKEYLLGVAEYWIREIKLDGWRLDVANEIDHHFWRDFRNVVKRVNPEAYIIGEVWSDSLNWLLGDQFDSVMNYPFADKVLEFFCGGMDGYNFSNEMGSLVMRYPQQTNEVIFNMLCTHDTPRLLTRVGGDKRKLKLCVVFLFTYIGTPCIFYGDEIGLTGNTDPDCRKCMEWDPLKQDRELLDFYKMMIALRKKHVVLRQGRFRFLQAKSGNPCIIYERLDQSMHFTVWMNNTDKACVLSHPIQTSDWQDALTGERVAPDSGTMNISLDPYGFRILYRHIK